One part of the Helicoverpa armigera isolate CAAS_96S chromosome 3, ASM3070526v1, whole genome shotgun sequence genome encodes these proteins:
- the LOC110381134 gene encoding ATP synthase-coupling factor 6, mitochondrial, producing the protein MIAFKFLNGLRAAVVSRVITRNKGSASDPVQQLFVDKIREYRQKSADGKFVDPSPAILKELKAELGKLEKHYGGGPGVDMTAFPDIKFGEPKLDPIDEVIPEKPSARGKKKKKKPKKK; encoded by the coding sequence ATGATTGCTTTTAAATTCCTCAACGGACTAAGAGCAGCGGTGGTCTCCAGAGTTATCACGAGAAACAAAGGCTCAGCTTCTGATCCTGTTCAGCAGCTATTCGTTGACAAGATACGAGAATATAGGCAGAAGAGTGCTGATGGAAAATTCGTGGACCCTAGCCCAGCTATTTTGAAAGAATTGAAGGCAGAACTTGGGAAACTTGAGAAGCACTACGGCGGTGGGCCCGGGGTCGACATGACGGCGTTCCCTGATATCAAGTTTGGGGAGCCCAAGCTTGATCCTATTGATGAAGTGATCCCTGAAAAACCCTCTGCCAGAggtaagaagaagaaaaagaagccTAAGAAGAAGTGA